The following proteins are co-located in the uncultured Tolumonas sp. genome:
- a CDS encoding NUDIX domain-containing protein, with the protein MKFELDKFNGVIVDPLSIPDCVDDFHKHLSELTHFAVTENKNLIWLTLPICKSHLITPATELGFVFHNCLESELTLIRKAPSTTFVPFIPTHTLGAGAIVCNQHQQILVIKEHGMKGYKLPGGHIELGECIGSAIVREVLEETGIEATFGSIVGFTTKHPFQFGKSNLYFVCRLTPLSEQICIQDTNEIADAKWISISEYISDEKNALFNRQMVASLTQSSGLALMQLDGNDGPHKKQETFFAQA; encoded by the coding sequence GTGAAATTTGAGTTAGATAAATTTAATGGTGTTATTGTCGATCCGCTTTCTATTCCTGACTGTGTTGATGATTTTCATAAACACCTGTCAGAACTCACGCACTTTGCTGTCACTGAAAATAAGAACCTGATCTGGTTAACGCTACCAATTTGTAAATCACATTTGATCACACCCGCCACTGAGCTGGGGTTTGTTTTTCATAACTGCCTGGAATCAGAGTTAACCCTGATCCGTAAAGCACCTTCAACTACATTTGTTCCTTTTATCCCAACACATACCTTGGGCGCTGGCGCGATCGTGTGCAATCAACACCAGCAGATCTTAGTGATCAAAGAACATGGTATGAAGGGATATAAATTGCCCGGTGGTCATATCGAACTGGGCGAATGCATTGGATCAGCTATCGTCCGAGAAGTATTGGAAGAAACCGGGATTGAAGCAACGTTTGGATCGATAGTCGGCTTTACCACCAAACATCCATTCCAGTTTGGAAAATCCAATCTGTATTTTGTGTGTCGATTAACGCCGCTATCTGAACAGATTTGTATTCAGGATACGAACGAGATCGCGGATGCTAAATGGATATCCATTTCTGAATACATTAGTGACGAAAAAAATGCCCTCTTCAATCGACAAATGGTTGCGTCATTAACTCAATCATCGGGGTTAGCACTTATGCAATTAGACGGTAATGACGGGCCGCATAAGAAACAGGAAACCTTCTTTGCTCAAGCTTAA
- a CDS encoding DUF2845 domain-containing protein — protein MKKIGLLLVGMLLSMSVSAEGAMRCGSSIISVGDTKSEMLMKCGTPISTDVKTTVTKNNNGTKSVVQTGEIFTIDMGKDKFMALVTVENGVITHIEDGPRNE, from the coding sequence ATGAAAAAAATCGGGTTATTGCTGGTCGGAATGCTGCTTTCAATGTCGGTGTCGGCAGAAGGAGCAATGCGGTGTGGTAGTTCCATCATTTCAGTTGGGGATACTAAATCAGAAATGTTGATGAAATGTGGCACACCGATAAGCACAGATGTCAAAACAACAGTAACAAAGAATAATAATGGTACGAAATCAGTCGTTCAAACAGGCGAAATTTTCACCATAGATATGGGAAAAGATAAATTCATGGCACTAGTGACGGTCGAAAATGGAGTCATTACGCACATTGAAGATGGCCCGCGTAACGAATAA
- a CDS encoding DHCW motif cupin fold protein: MDIQHLPFCVTNWSEIPPTTHLGELGSAFWHTQQFGHIRVRMVEYSPGYLADHWCKKGHVLFCIEGELHTELDDGRVFVLKPGMSYQIADNAEAHRSSTMTGAKLFIVD; this comes from the coding sequence ATGGATATTCAACATCTTCCTTTTTGTGTCACTAATTGGAGTGAAATACCGCCAACAACACATCTAGGAGAATTGGGTTCAGCCTTTTGGCATACCCAACAATTTGGTCATATTCGTGTCAGAATGGTTGAATATTCCCCTGGTTATCTCGCCGATCACTGGTGTAAAAAAGGTCATGTTTTGTTTTGCATTGAAGGCGAACTTCACACTGAATTAGACGATGGTCGAGTGTTTGTTCTTAAACCTGGAATGAGCTATCAAATAGCCGATAATGCCGAAGCGCATCGTTCCTCCACTATGACAGGTGCTAAGCTGTTTATTGTCGATTAA
- a CDS encoding copper-binding protein, whose amino-acid sequence MKNTFARLAAVTALSLVALSSQAAVDTYKAHGSVVAVNAASQTVTVRQDAVSELGWPARTITYKADGSNILKGVTAGQTVDVQFTSTNAFNADAHFVTPVSQ is encoded by the coding sequence ATGAAAAATACATTCGCTCGTTTGGCTGCTGTTACTGCATTATCACTGGTTGCACTGTCTTCTCAGGCTGCGGTAGACACCTATAAAGCCCACGGTTCTGTTGTTGCAGTTAATGCAGCAAGCCAGACAGTGACAGTTAGACAAGATGCCGTATCTGAATTAGGTTGGCCAGCTCGTACCATCACCTACAAAGCTGACGGTAGCAATATTTTGAAAGGTGTGACGGCGGGTCAGACTGTTGATGTGCAATTCACCTCAACAAACGCATTTAATGCTGATGCCCACTTTGTAACACCCGTATCCCAATAA
- a CDS encoding MFS transporter — MTKEISNTPASRLSTRIAFLVAGFGIACWAPLVPLVKIRLAIDDGHLGLLLLCLGIGSLFAMMTTGMLASRFGAKPIILTGGIGLSLCLPLLTMINTPPSLAITLFFFGASLGLLDVAMNIHAVEVEKDSSKPLMSGFHGLFSVGGFIGAALMTALLSIGLDAKTSALGCSMFMFGCMVCAWNGFLSSRTSQQSAPLIIIPKGLVLTLALLASAMFLVEGAVLDWGALLITSTGKVGHPQGGVAYMLFAITMTIGRLTGDAIVSKFGDLNVLLGGGVIAVVGFVILLVSPLPAFSLIGFLFIGIGASNIVPVLFRRCGTQKDMQPPLAVAAISTFGYAGVLIGPAAIGFLAQIFDLSIAFWLLAGLVVLVTLNAKKVTILP; from the coding sequence ATGACTAAAGAAATAAGCAACACCCCCGCAAGCCGATTATCAACACGTATCGCCTTTCTGGTAGCGGGATTTGGTATCGCATGTTGGGCACCGTTAGTGCCGTTGGTTAAAATAAGGTTGGCAATCGACGACGGTCATCTCGGTCTTTTGTTGCTATGTCTGGGGATCGGTTCGCTGTTCGCCATGATGACAACCGGTATGCTAGCCTCTCGATTTGGTGCAAAACCAATTATTTTAACCGGAGGTATTGGGCTTTCTTTGTGTCTCCCCTTACTAACAATGATAAACACCCCGCCTAGTTTAGCGATTACCTTGTTCTTTTTTGGTGCCTCGCTTGGTCTCTTAGATGTTGCCATGAACATACATGCAGTTGAGGTTGAAAAAGATTCATCCAAACCGCTCATGTCAGGTTTTCATGGGTTATTTAGTGTAGGCGGCTTTATTGGTGCTGCTTTAATGACTGCATTACTTTCCATCGGGCTAGATGCCAAAACGAGCGCTTTAGGATGCTCAATGTTTATGTTTGGTTGTATGGTCTGTGCATGGAATGGTTTTCTAAGTTCAAGAACATCGCAACAATCAGCACCTTTAATCATTATTCCCAAGGGCTTAGTTCTAACGCTTGCATTATTGGCTAGCGCCATGTTCTTGGTTGAAGGTGCGGTTTTAGACTGGGGTGCACTCTTGATTACAAGCACGGGTAAAGTAGGTCATCCCCAAGGCGGTGTTGCATACATGTTATTTGCTATCACCATGACAATTGGAAGATTAACCGGAGATGCGATCGTCAGTAAATTTGGTGATCTCAATGTGTTATTAGGCGGAGGCGTTATTGCAGTTGTTGGATTTGTAATATTACTTGTTTCTCCTTTACCGGCATTCTCTTTAATTGGATTCCTATTTATTGGTATTGGCGCGTCAAATATCGTTCCGGTATTATTTCGCCGATGCGGTACTCAAAAAGACATGCAACCGCCATTAGCCGTTGCAGCGATAAGTACTTTCGGATATGCAGGTGTACTCATCGGTCCCGCAGCTATAGGTTTTCTCGCACAAATTTTCGATTTATCAATAGCGTTTTGGTTACTCGCTGGATTAGTGGTTCTCGTAACCCTAAATGCAAAAAAAGTAACGATTCTTCCGTAA
- a CDS encoding LacI family DNA-binding transcriptional regulator, which yields MMVTMQDVANYVGVSKASVSRVVNGLPVSYEIQTKISEAMHILGYHPNLLARALTTKRNSVIGVIVSERLTGNCVSTEILSQLLEKMCDLKKPLLVVRDNGDADSLSAGLNSLVEQHCEGIIYLSVREKEKFAHSTLMNELTEINDIPTVVIESYQVKPTLFPQYTDKQPLLITNVYSADNQIRHQYLPLNESVNQTISYFNNQ from the coding sequence ATGATGGTAACGATGCAGGATGTTGCGAATTATGTCGGCGTGTCTAAAGCCAGTGTATCAAGGGTCGTCAATGGCCTACCGGTTTCCTATGAAATTCAAACGAAAATATCAGAAGCGATGCACATATTAGGTTATCACCCAAACCTGCTCGCACGGGCGCTGACAACCAAAAGAAATAGCGTGATTGGCGTCATTGTTTCTGAACGTTTGACGGGGAATTGTGTGAGCACAGAAATCCTTTCTCAGTTATTAGAAAAGATGTGCGATTTGAAAAAACCCCTGCTTGTAGTACGTGACAACGGCGATGCTGATTCCCTGTCGGCGGGGTTAAACTCATTGGTTGAACAACATTGTGAGGGCATCATTTATTTATCTGTAAGGGAAAAAGAGAAATTTGCACACTCAACATTGATGAATGAACTGACAGAGATAAATGATATCCCAACGGTTGTTATTGAGAGCTATCAAGTAAAACCAACGCTCTTCCCTCAATACACAGATAAACAACCACTTTTAATCACAAATGTCTATTCTGCTGATAATCAAATCAGGCATCAATATTTGCCGCTCAATGAAAGCGTTAACCAAACCATTTCATATTTTAACAATCAATAA
- a CDS encoding HAD family hydrolase translates to MIKLIITDMDGTFLNSHGDYNRELFQDVVSMMREHGVKFAPCTGKQVERVEELFGEQSKDFWILGDSATRIKHQGEYVYQSLLNNTLGLDIIGQLEAIEGSHIVIACTPEFAAIRRDTPEHLRTLVRRSYAQVELVDDYKDIESDFVKITVYDENKQCPIIRPQLSAFDDHAYIVVSEAAWIDIANEGVHKGTTVERLQSILGASEAETMVFGDGFNDIELMERAHFSFAMRNAFEETKAAANFITRSNDEDAVMHTILQFLNLQKKC, encoded by the coding sequence GTGATCAAATTAATTATTACCGATATGGATGGCACATTTCTGAACAGCCATGGCGATTACAATCGTGAGCTTTTTCAGGATGTTGTGTCGATGATGCGTGAACATGGTGTGAAATTTGCGCCTTGTACCGGCAAACAAGTTGAACGTGTTGAAGAGTTATTTGGCGAACAGAGCAAAGACTTCTGGATCTTAGGTGACAGCGCCACTCGCATTAAACACCAGGGCGAATATGTCTATCAGTCACTTCTCAACAACACTCTGGGGCTTGATATCATCGGTCAATTAGAGGCGATTGAAGGTTCTCATATTGTGATTGCCTGCACCCCTGAATTTGCAGCAATCCGACGCGATACCCCAGAGCATTTACGAACATTGGTGAGACGTTCATATGCGCAGGTGGAGCTGGTCGATGACTACAAAGATATCGAGTCCGACTTTGTTAAAATTACGGTTTATGATGAAAATAAACAGTGCCCGATAATCCGCCCACAGCTATCAGCATTTGATGATCACGCTTATATCGTCGTTTCCGAAGCGGCCTGGATTGATATTGCTAACGAGGGTGTTCATAAAGGAACCACCGTTGAAAGATTGCAATCGATCCTTGGCGCGAGTGAAGCTGAAACGATGGTGTTTGGCGATGGTTTCAATGATATCGAGCTAATGGAACGCGCTCATTTTAGTTTCGCGATGCGCAATGCTTTCGAAGAAACCAAAGCTGCGGCGAATTTCATTACGCGTTCTAATGATGAAGATGCAGTGATGCACACCATCTTGCAATTCTTGAATCTGCAAAAGAAATGTTAA
- a CDS encoding DeoR/GlpR family DNA-binding transcription regulator, whose product MDKFSPEERHQLILNLLNSHNKVMATDLAIQLSATEATIRRDLRFLANEGLCKRIHGGALSLVPPTGTQEQRLANNNCEKQALAVAALSIIKKEQVLFLDASSTHMLLASLLPNDIGLTVVTNSPAIATRLLERQLIRTILIGGELNYAVGGAIDITAVEALNKFRFDLCFMGVCGWSSEAGFSAIYYQDAEFKRHAASKAGAIVALCTDDKIEALAPYPFLPSESLDYLICSPNNSELKEYFSQLDCTVITSNAV is encoded by the coding sequence ATGGATAAATTTTCGCCCGAAGAACGTCATCAGTTAATTCTGAATTTGTTGAACTCTCATAACAAAGTGATGGCAACAGATTTAGCGATACAACTCAGTGCGACCGAAGCAACGATCCGTCGTGATTTGCGTTTTCTTGCCAATGAGGGGCTGTGTAAAAGAATTCATGGTGGCGCACTTTCTCTGGTTCCGCCAACGGGAACACAAGAACAGCGGTTGGCAAATAATAATTGTGAGAAACAGGCACTAGCGGTTGCGGCTTTATCCATTATTAAAAAGGAACAGGTACTTTTCCTCGATGCCAGCAGCACCCATATGTTGCTCGCCAGTTTGCTACCTAACGATATTGGGCTGACAGTGGTGACCAATAGCCCCGCGATAGCTACCCGCTTATTGGAACGACAACTTATTAGAACCATCCTGATCGGTGGAGAACTAAACTATGCCGTCGGTGGTGCCATTGATATTACGGCTGTCGAAGCATTGAATAAATTCCGCTTTGATCTCTGTTTTATGGGCGTTTGTGGCTGGTCATCTGAAGCCGGATTTAGTGCAATCTACTATCAGGATGCAGAATTTAAGCGTCATGCGGCCTCGAAAGCCGGTGCAATCGTCGCGCTGTGTACGGACGATAAAATTGAAGCATTAGCACCTTATCCATTTTTACCATCTGAAAGTTTGGATTATTTGATCTGCTCTCCGAATAACTCTGAATTAAAAGAATACTTTTCCCAATTAGATTGCACTGTTATTACCAGCAACGCCGTCTGA
- a CDS encoding histidinol-phosphatase HisJ family protein, translating into MYADYHVHTDFSDDSVHQMEDVIKQAISLGIQELCFTEHVDHGLKPRSSEYLKGEMDTRMNCHYDSYLAEYLRLKEIYRNDISLKFGIEFGIQIHTIPEFQKDFAEYPFDFVILSCHQVDDLEFWTQEFQQGKTQEEFQTRYYEEILKIVRVYKDYSVLGHLDMIKRYDHNVEYPFDKIKNVLEQILKIVIADDKGIEINTSSFRYKLPDLTPSRDILRLYKDLGGKIITFGSDSHNESHLGHQIEAVKQELKLLGFESFCTFDKMEPTFHPL; encoded by the coding sequence ATGTACGCTGATTACCATGTTCATACCGATTTTAGTGATGATTCAGTCCATCAAATGGAAGATGTCATCAAACAAGCGATTTCTTTAGGTATTCAAGAGCTTTGCTTTACTGAACATGTTGATCATGGATTAAAACCTCGATCTTCGGAATATCTAAAGGGTGAAATGGATACACGGATGAATTGTCATTATGATAGTTATCTCGCTGAATATTTACGCCTCAAGGAAATATATCGCAATGATATTTCGCTGAAATTTGGCATTGAGTTCGGTATCCAGATACATACTATTCCTGAGTTCCAAAAAGATTTTGCAGAATACCCTTTTGATTTTGTGATCCTGTCTTGCCATCAAGTCGACGATTTAGAATTCTGGACGCAGGAATTTCAGCAAGGCAAAACGCAGGAAGAATTCCAAACCCGCTATTATGAAGAAATCCTGAAAATTGTTCGTGTCTACAAGGACTATAGTGTTCTTGGACATCTCGATATGATTAAGCGCTATGATCATAATGTAGAGTATCCATTTGATAAGATTAAGAATGTACTAGAACAAATTCTTAAAATTGTTATCGCTGATGACAAAGGTATTGAGATCAACACCTCTAGTTTTAGATATAAGTTGCCAGACTTAACGCCTTCCAGAGACATTCTGCGTTTGTATAAAGATTTAGGCGGAAAAATCATTACTTTTGGGTCTGATTCGCATAATGAATCGCACCTTGGCCATCAAATTGAAGCCGTCAAACAAGAGTTAAAACTACTTGGGTTTGAATCATTCTGCACCTTCGACAAAATGGAACCAACATTTCATCCGCTGTGA
- a CDS encoding IS481 family transposase — MIHSNNPVIKHKAGLLNLAEELNNVSRACKVIGVSRDTFYRYKELVEEGGIDALLDKSRRAPNLKNRTDDTTEQAVINYAIEYPAHGQQRTSNELRKQGIFISGSGVRSVWLRHDLENFKKRLKALEHKVAQDGILLSDAQIAALERKQQDDEVCGEIETMHPGYLGSQDTFYVGNLKGVGRIYQQTFVDTYSKVAYCKLYTTKTPITAADLLNDRVLPFFAAQNIPMLRILTDRGTEYCGKVEQHDYQLYLAINDIDHTKTKAMSPQTNGICERFHKTILQEFYQVTFRKKLYSDLDSLQSDLDIWLSYYNNQRTHQGKMCCGRTPMETFIDGKKVWEEKNLNQI; from the coding sequence ATGATCCATAGTAACAATCCCGTTATTAAACACAAAGCAGGTCTTCTCAATTTGGCAGAAGAGCTGAATAACGTTTCCCGTGCCTGTAAAGTCATAGGCGTATCCAGAGACACCTTCTATCGCTATAAAGAACTGGTCGAAGAAGGTGGTATCGATGCTTTGCTTGATAAATCTCGACGCGCTCCCAACTTAAAAAATCGCACTGACGATACGACAGAACAAGCTGTCATCAATTATGCCATTGAGTATCCGGCACATGGACAACAGCGAACCAGTAATGAACTTCGTAAACAGGGCATCTTCATCTCGGGAAGTGGTGTGCGTTCAGTCTGGCTACGTCATGATTTAGAGAACTTTAAAAAACGACTTAAGGCGCTGGAACACAAGGTGGCTCAAGACGGTATATTGCTGTCTGACGCTCAAATTGCAGCGCTGGAACGCAAGCAGCAGGATGATGAAGTCTGTGGCGAAATTGAAACGATGCATCCAGGTTATCTGGGCTCACAGGACACGTTTTATGTTGGCAATCTAAAAGGTGTCGGAAGAATTTATCAACAAACGTTCGTCGATACCTATTCCAAAGTTGCTTATTGCAAACTGTATACAACAAAAACGCCCATTACAGCCGCCGACTTGCTGAATGATCGCGTATTACCGTTTTTTGCAGCTCAGAATATTCCGATGCTGCGAATATTGACCGACCGAGGCACGGAATATTGCGGGAAAGTTGAGCAGCACGATTACCAGTTATATCTGGCCATTAACGATATCGATCATACAAAAACAAAAGCAATGTCCCCGCAGACGAACGGCATTTGCGAACGATTCCATAAGACAATCCTTCAGGAGTTTTACCAAGTCACATTCAGGAAAAAGCTGTACAGCGATTTAGATAGTCTTCAGTCAGATCTGGACATCTGGTTGAGCTATTACAATAATCAGCGAACCCATCAAGGAAAAATGTGCTGTGGCCGAACACCAATGGAAACGTTTATTGATGGTAAAAAAGTCTGGGAAGAAAAGAATTTGAACCAGATTTAA
- a CDS encoding type 1 glutamine amidotransferase, protein MHIHFIIHEHFEAPGAYEFWAESHGYIISYSRVYEGEQLPQTVEDFDLLIVMGGPQAPSTTIQQCPHFDSKGEQAVISKAIESGKMVIGICLGSQLIGEALGAHYDHSSEREIGKFPITLTADGLIHPLFSHFGEVLEVGHWHNDMPGLTPECAIIAYSEGCPRQIVAYSDRVFGFQCHMELTKEVVALLIENEDLSNAAEYRFVDEPEVLLGHDYDEMNQKLYEFLDKLVEECQSNE, encoded by the coding sequence ATGCATATCCATTTCATCATTCATGAACATTTTGAAGCACCGGGTGCATACGAGTTCTGGGCTGAGTCGCATGGATATATCATTTCTTATTCCAGAGTTTATGAAGGCGAGCAACTTCCACAAACGGTAGAGGATTTTGATCTGCTAATTGTTATGGGAGGCCCACAAGCACCCTCAACAACCATACAGCAATGCCCTCATTTTGATTCAAAAGGCGAACAAGCTGTTATTTCGAAAGCCATTGAGTCAGGGAAAATGGTGATCGGGATATGTCTGGGGTCTCAACTGATTGGAGAAGCACTTGGCGCTCATTACGACCATAGTTCAGAACGTGAAATCGGTAAATTTCCAATTACACTGACCGCCGACGGTTTGATTCATCCTTTATTTAGTCACTTTGGTGAAGTACTTGAAGTTGGCCATTGGCATAATGATATGCCTGGTTTAACACCTGAATGTGCAATCATTGCCTATAGTGAAGGCTGTCCAAGACAAATCGTGGCTTACAGTGATCGCGTTTTTGGTTTTCAATGCCACATGGAATTAACCAAAGAAGTTGTAGCACTTCTTATTGAAAATGAGGATTTGAGCAACGCAGCGGAATATCGTTTTGTGGATGAGCCGGAAGTATTGCTAGGCCATGATTATGATGAGATGAATCAGAAGCTTTATGAGTTCCTAGATAAACTAGTCGAAGAATGTCAGTCGAATGAATAG
- a CDS encoding AraC family transcriptional regulator, producing the protein MPASFIDDYHAHPWHQVIFPLTGLLQSNIGNKCAIVPHNAMLYIPANTIHKSVAVTDTQFLAMYLNPNKMVEYGAEPKSCVVTPFIRELLLLLFEKQMVQPSESNIAHLLMVLRDQIAVASSYDIPLLTPSDPRLMAIFTQLKQQPDLSFALKEWARIVGASERTLTRLCVKEFDQSFSLWRQSLRLVLSLQLLSTNRSIQDIALELGYGSDSAYIFAFKKLFNQTPSKYRSESLSYGLKMHHLLR; encoded by the coding sequence ATGCCTGCCAGTTTTATTGATGACTATCATGCTCATCCATGGCATCAGGTTATCTTTCCACTCACAGGCTTATTGCAATCAAATATTGGGAATAAATGTGCAATAGTGCCTCACAATGCGATGTTGTATATCCCAGCAAACACAATACACAAATCTGTAGCGGTGACAGATACCCAATTTCTGGCGATGTATCTGAACCCGAATAAAATGGTGGAATATGGGGCTGAACCTAAATCTTGCGTTGTCACACCTTTCATTAGAGAGTTATTACTGCTGTTGTTTGAGAAACAGATGGTTCAGCCATCAGAATCCAATATCGCTCATTTATTGATGGTATTAAGAGACCAGATTGCTGTGGCGAGTAGTTATGACATTCCGCTATTGACCCCCTCAGACCCTCGTCTCATGGCGATATTTACACAATTGAAACAACAACCAGATTTATCATTCGCTCTTAAAGAGTGGGCTAGAATAGTTGGGGCATCAGAACGAACCTTAACAAGGCTGTGTGTAAAAGAATTTGATCAGTCATTTTCATTGTGGCGGCAAAGTTTACGACTTGTTTTATCATTACAGTTATTAAGTACGAATCGTTCGATTCAAGACATCGCTTTGGAATTAGGCTATGGTTCTGATTCAGCATATATTTTTGCGTTTAAAAAATTGTTTAATCAGACCCCCAGTAAATACCGTAGTGAGAGTTTGTCTTATGGGTTAAAGATGCATCACTTATTGAGATGA
- a CDS encoding aldo/keto reductase, translated as MQEVDKQPSLRNSMNNRYLGRSALQVSPICLGGMMFGGETDLPTAQRIISKAREQGVNFIDTADVYNGGRSEEFIGQSVVDQRDEWVLATKFGYGGGTNSLSSKHIFQTVEASLKRLNTDYIDLLYFHRAIPGLTLEEGIRAVGDLIRQGKVRYFGLSNFHGWRIAEVVRLADHLGISRPVASEPVYNIVSRGAEVEQIPAASHYGLGVVPYSPLARGVLTGKYSADQTPDSNSRAGRGDARILQTELRSESLVIAQKIKEYAEAKGVSSVAFSLAWVLNNKAVSSVIAGPRTEQHWDSYMAALDYSLTPEDEAFIDDLVKPGHASTHGYTDPNYPIEGREIYHHSI; from the coding sequence TTGCAAGAAGTAGATAAGCAGCCTTCTCTAAGGAATTCTATGAACAATCGATATTTAGGACGTAGTGCGCTTCAGGTGTCACCTATTTGCTTAGGTGGCATGATGTTTGGTGGTGAAACTGATTTACCAACAGCGCAAAGAATCATCAGTAAAGCCCGCGAGCAGGGAGTTAACTTTATTGATACTGCTGATGTGTACAACGGCGGTCGTTCTGAGGAGTTTATTGGTCAAAGCGTAGTGGATCAACGTGATGAATGGGTTCTTGCCACTAAATTTGGTTATGGTGGTGGCACGAATAGTTTGTCATCGAAACATATTTTTCAAACCGTAGAAGCAAGCCTGAAAAGACTAAATACAGATTATATTGATTTGCTTTATTTTCACCGGGCTATACCAGGGTTAACCCTTGAAGAAGGGATCCGTGCTGTTGGCGATCTGATCCGGCAAGGTAAAGTTCGATATTTTGGGCTTTCAAATTTTCATGGTTGGCGAATTGCTGAAGTGGTGCGTTTAGCCGACCATTTGGGCATTAGTCGTCCAGTCGCTAGTGAGCCTGTTTATAATATTGTTTCTCGTGGTGCTGAAGTAGAGCAGATCCCTGCTGCAAGTCATTATGGTCTGGGTGTTGTTCCATACAGCCCTTTAGCGCGAGGAGTGCTCACGGGAAAATATTCGGCAGATCAAACGCCAGATTCAAATAGTCGAGCAGGACGGGGGGATGCTCGTATCCTTCAAACTGAATTACGTTCCGAATCTCTTGTGATCGCACAGAAGATCAAAGAATACGCAGAAGCGAAGGGCGTATCTTCTGTCGCGTTTTCTCTGGCTTGGGTGCTGAATAATAAAGCCGTTAGTTCAGTGATAGCAGGCCCCAGAACCGAACAACATTGGGACAGCTATATGGCAGCACTGGATTATTCACTCACACCAGAAGATGAAGCATTTATTGATGATTTAGTGAAACCGGGTCATGCATCAACGCATGGCTATACCGACCCGAATTACCCAATTGAGGGGCGTGAAATATACCATCATTCAATATAG
- a CDS encoding LysR family transcriptional regulator codes for MLRENINDFLFFIVLAREESFTKAAAQLGISQSALSHAIKALESRMDIRLFNRTTRSMSLTDAGERLLNILNPRFNEIEAELNQLKKEYYQPVGSIRISVSDSVSETLMWPAVKRFCAKYPEINIEINAENRLTDIVAERFDAGVRMGDQIAQDMIAVKISPKVRFAVVCSPAYLKNRNVPQIPADLLQHECINLRLNSFGANYVWEFSKNDVQTNIRVKGQFTFNTTHQLISAALDGFGFIYILEMQAEPYIANNQLVRVLEDWCSPQAPFYLYYPSRHQHREAFKLFVDELRYIE; via the coding sequence ATGCTGAGAGAAAATATCAACGATTTTCTTTTTTTTATCGTCTTAGCAAGAGAGGAAAGTTTTACCAAAGCGGCAGCTCAACTCGGCATTTCACAATCGGCTCTCAGTCATGCGATTAAAGCGCTCGAAAGCCGCATGGACATCCGTTTATTTAATCGTACGACTCGGAGTATGTCGTTAACCGATGCTGGTGAACGATTGTTGAATATATTAAATCCTCGATTTAATGAGATTGAAGCGGAGCTAAATCAACTCAAAAAGGAGTATTACCAGCCCGTCGGCTCTATCCGGATTTCAGTTTCAGATTCAGTTTCTGAAACGCTGATGTGGCCAGCGGTGAAACGGTTCTGTGCAAAATACCCCGAGATCAATATAGAGATTAATGCCGAAAACCGACTAACAGATATCGTCGCAGAACGATTTGATGCAGGTGTTCGGATGGGCGACCAAATTGCACAAGATATGATTGCAGTGAAAATATCGCCTAAAGTTCGTTTTGCGGTGGTCTGTTCCCCTGCGTATTTAAAAAATAGAAATGTCCCTCAAATACCCGCTGATTTACTTCAGCACGAATGTATCAATTTAAGATTAAACAGCTTCGGCGCAAACTATGTTTGGGAATTCAGTAAAAATGACGTACAAACCAATATTCGGGTAAAAGGTCAGTTCACTTTTAACACAACACATCAGTTAATCAGTGCAGCACTGGATGGATTTGGATTTATTTATATCTTAGAAATGCAGGCTGAACCCTATATTGCGAACAATCAACTTGTTCGCGTGCTTGAAGATTGGTGCTCACCACAAGCACCATTTTATTTATATTATCCTAGCCGTCATCAACACAGAGAGGCATTCAAATTATTTGTTGATGAATTACGCTATATTGAATGA